The following are encoded together in the Salmonella enterica subsp. enterica serovar Choleraesuis genome:
- a CDS encoding lipid kinase, translating to MERSPVALLILNGKSTDNPELRSAIELCRSEGAQIHVRVTFEHGDVERYMAEASRLNAETIIAGGGDGTINEVATALVAAPESSRLPLAVLPLGTANDFATSVGIPHELINALRLALHGKAYPVDLGRVNEQRYFINMATGGFGTRITTETPEKLKSALGGLSYVLHGMLRVDQLKPDSCELLGPDFHWAGDALVIGIGNGRQAGGGQRLCPTALINDGLLNASVVTAQELLPAALNSLFGGDDDNPNIVRAEVPWLEIEAPHEMTFNLDGEPLRGRQFRIEICPEAILCRLPPDCPLLR from the coding sequence ATGGAACGCTCTCCCGTTGCTTTGTTGATTTTGAATGGAAAAAGTACCGATAACCCAGAATTACGCTCCGCTATTGAATTATGCCGCAGTGAAGGCGCACAGATACACGTGCGGGTAACTTTCGAACATGGCGACGTTGAGCGCTATATGGCTGAAGCCAGCCGCCTGAATGCAGAAACGATTATCGCCGGGGGCGGAGACGGTACGATTAATGAAGTCGCCACCGCTCTGGTCGCGGCCCCGGAGAGCAGCCGTCTGCCGCTGGCAGTACTTCCACTCGGTACGGCAAATGACTTCGCCACCAGCGTCGGAATTCCTCATGAGCTGATAAATGCGTTGCGCCTGGCGCTGCATGGCAAAGCCTATCCGGTCGATCTTGGGCGGGTCAACGAACAGCGATATTTCATCAATATGGCAACCGGCGGCTTTGGCACCCGTATCACTACCGAAACGCCGGAAAAACTTAAATCGGCGTTGGGTGGCCTTTCTTATGTTCTTCACGGCATGCTGCGGGTCGATCAGCTTAAGCCGGATAGCTGTGAGCTGCTCGGGCCTGATTTTCACTGGGCCGGTGATGCGCTGGTTATCGGCATCGGCAATGGTCGCCAGGCCGGCGGCGGCCAGCGCCTGTGCCCGACGGCACTCATCAACGACGGCTTATTGAATGCCAGCGTGGTAACGGCGCAGGAACTGTTGCCTGCCGCACTGAACTCGTTATTTGGTGGCGATGATGACAACCCGAATATCGTTCGCGCCGAGGTGCCGTGGCTGGAAATAGAAGCACCTCATGAGATGACCTTTAATCTCGACGGCGAGCCACTGCGCGGACGTCAATTCCGCATTGAGATCTGCCCCGAGGCCATTCTTTGCCGTCTGCCGCCAGACTGCCCATTACTACGCTAA
- a CDS encoding ribulokinase — MDSAEKTVIGVDVGSGSVRAGIFNLNGTMLAHSTQKITTTHRSGSRVEQSSAEIWQAACRCIQEVLHLSNIPSQRVAGIGFDATCSLVVLGEHGTPLSVSPDGEDHNNIIVWMDHRATEQAERINATGHPVLDYVGGKISPEMETPKLLWLKEHHRATYDNAWQFMDLADFMTWRATGDLTRSACTVTCKWTWLAHENRWDEDYFHTIGLDDLADKGFQRIGQNIAWPGTPCDGGLSAQAAQETGLLPGTPVGVGIIDAHAGGIGTAGAQGDALSGLAWVFGTSSCTMTLTQEPAFVPGVWGPYYGAMVPGLWLCEGGQSAAGAAIDRLLASHPDSLTAKQEADHAGVSLPVYLANLILQKFPHPSDAIQLAAGLHVVPEFLGNRAPLADPHARAIIAGLGMEQDRDSLLSLYLAGLCGIGYGLRQIIDAQAKCGVISKTIIISGGAGQHPVVRQILADTCGLPVITTQSPEPVLLGAAILGAVAGKVSPSVNDAMAQFTHMDKCYNPNRTYQSVHQKRYQAYELLQQTARKIRE; from the coding sequence ATGGATAGCGCCGAAAAAACAGTCATTGGGGTCGACGTCGGTTCAGGAAGCGTGCGTGCCGGAATATTTAATCTGAACGGGACAATGCTGGCCCACAGTACGCAAAAGATAACGACCACACACCGCAGCGGCTCCCGGGTAGAACAATCAAGCGCAGAGATTTGGCAGGCGGCATGCCGTTGTATTCAAGAGGTTCTACATCTAAGCAATATTCCTTCCCAACGGGTGGCCGGGATTGGATTCGATGCCACCTGCTCGCTGGTGGTGCTGGGAGAGCACGGCACGCCGTTATCCGTCAGCCCGGATGGTGAAGATCACAACAACATTATCGTATGGATGGATCATCGGGCTACCGAACAGGCTGAACGCATCAATGCCACCGGTCACCCGGTTCTGGATTATGTCGGCGGCAAGATTTCACCGGAAATGGAAACGCCGAAACTGCTGTGGCTCAAGGAGCATCACCGCGCTACTTACGATAATGCCTGGCAATTTATGGATCTGGCGGATTTTATGACCTGGCGTGCCACCGGCGACTTAACCCGCTCTGCATGCACCGTCACCTGTAAATGGACGTGGCTGGCCCATGAAAATCGCTGGGATGAGGATTATTTTCACACCATCGGCCTTGATGATTTGGCGGATAAAGGCTTCCAGCGTATTGGCCAGAACATCGCGTGGCCCGGAACACCCTGTGACGGAGGCCTGAGCGCTCAGGCGGCGCAGGAGACCGGGTTACTGCCGGGCACGCCGGTTGGCGTTGGGATTATTGATGCCCATGCGGGCGGCATCGGCACCGCTGGAGCGCAGGGCGATGCCTTAAGCGGTCTGGCCTGGGTATTTGGCACCTCATCCTGCACCATGACGCTTACCCAGGAACCTGCGTTCGTGCCCGGCGTCTGGGGGCCATATTATGGAGCGATGGTGCCGGGATTATGGCTATGCGAAGGCGGGCAAAGCGCTGCCGGCGCCGCTATCGATCGCTTGCTGGCCTCGCATCCGGACAGCCTGACCGCAAAGCAGGAGGCAGACCACGCCGGGGTTTCGTTGCCTGTCTATCTCGCCAACCTGATTTTGCAAAAATTCCCCCACCCTTCTGACGCCATCCAGCTGGCAGCGGGCCTGCATGTAGTGCCGGAGTTTTTAGGTAATCGGGCCCCGCTTGCTGACCCACACGCCAGAGCGATTATCGCCGGTCTGGGCATGGAGCAAGACCGGGACAGTCTGCTGAGTTTATATCTGGCGGGGCTATGCGGAATTGGCTATGGACTGCGGCAAATTATCGACGCACAGGCTAAATGTGGCGTCATCAGTAAAACCATTATTATCAGCGGCGGCGCGGGCCAGCATCCTGTTGTCCGCCAGATCCTGGCCGACACCTGCGGCTTGCCGGTGATAACGACTCAAAGCCCGGAACCAGTATTGCTGGGCGCGGCTATCCTTGGAGCCGTCGCGGGAAAAGTATCGCCATCGGTCAATGATGCCATGGCGCAGTTTACTCATATGGATAAATGCTATAACCCGAATCGGACGTATCAATCTGTTCATCAGAAACGTTATCAGGCTTATGAGCTGCTGCAACAGACGGCGAGAAAGATAAGAGAGTAA
- a CDS encoding fructose-bisphosphate aldolase → MTDIAQLLGDSAESLLQHRCMTIPADKLYLPGSDYVDRVMIDNDRPPAVLRNMQTLYNTGRLAGTGYLSILPVDQGVEHSAGASFAANPLYFDPKNIVELAIEAGCNCVASTYGVLSSVSRRYAHRIPFLVKLNHNETLSYPTTYDQTPYASVEQAFDLGAVAVGATIYFGSPESRRQIAEISAAFERAHELGMVTVLWAYLRNSAFKKEGVDYHVSADLTGQANHLAATIGADIVKQKMAENNGGYPAVNFGYTDDRVYSKLTSDNPIDLVRYQLANCYMGRAGLINSGGAAGGENDLSDAVRTAVINKRAGGMGLILGRKAFKKSMSEGVKLINAVQDVYLDTKVTIA, encoded by the coding sequence ATGACTGATATTGCACAACTTTTAGGTGACAGCGCCGAATCCCTGTTACAGCACCGTTGTATGACCATTCCCGCCGATAAGCTTTATTTACCCGGCTCTGATTATGTTGATCGGGTAATGATTGATAATGACCGCCCGCCCGCCGTGCTGCGTAATATGCAGACGCTTTACAACACCGGCCGTCTGGCGGGAACCGGCTACTTATCTATTCTGCCGGTTGACCAGGGTGTCGAACATTCAGCAGGCGCTTCTTTTGCCGCTAATCCGCTCTATTTTGACCCTAAGAATATTGTCGAGCTGGCGATTGAGGCTGGCTGTAACTGCGTGGCATCAACTTATGGCGTGCTGTCTTCGGTTTCACGCCGTTACGCGCACCGAATTCCCTTCCTGGTTAAGCTCAATCACAATGAAACCCTGAGTTATCCGACCACTTACGATCAAACGCCTTATGCCAGCGTCGAGCAGGCTTTTGATCTCGGCGCGGTAGCGGTTGGGGCCACTATTTATTTTGGTTCTCCGGAATCCCGGCGTCAGATTGCCGAAATCTCGGCGGCTTTTGAGCGGGCGCACGAGCTGGGGATGGTGACCGTATTGTGGGCTTATCTGCGTAACTCCGCCTTTAAAAAAGAGGGTGTGGATTATCATGTGAGTGCCGACCTGACCGGCCAGGCAAACCACCTGGCGGCCACTATTGGTGCCGATATCGTGAAGCAGAAGATGGCCGAAAATAACGGTGGTTATCCAGCGGTGAACTTTGGTTATACCGACGACCGGGTCTACAGCAAGCTGACCAGCGATAATCCTATCGATTTGGTGCGCTACCAGTTAGCCAACTGCTATATGGGGCGTGCGGGGCTGATTAACTCCGGCGGTGCCGCTGGCGGAGAGAATGACCTCAGCGACGCGGTACGAACAGCGGTTATCAATAAGCGTGCCGGGGGAATGGGGCTGATTCTTGGACGCAAAGCATTTAAAAAGTCGATGTCGGAAGGCGTTAAACTGATAAATGCGGTACAGGATGTTTATCTGGATACCAAAGTCACTATCGCCTGA
- a CDS encoding two-component sensor histidine kinase yields the protein MKLWRPGITGKLFMAIFGTCLLVLITMHWGVRLSFERGFIGYIKHGNEQRLQLLSDALSDQYQAHGSWKFLRHNDRYMFKLLRAFDRDPDAQVKLPPHGWRTQFWVVDEQMKRLVGPPGEIPREGSHKAIITAGKTVGWVIASPVERLTRSTDINFDHQQRRTSWVIVALSALLAAGVTFLLARGLLRPVKRLVEGTHRLAAGDFATRVPVSGGDELGKLAQDFNQLATTLEKNQRMRKDLMADISHELRTPLAVLRGELEAIQDGVRQFTPESVSSLQMEVTTLTKLVDDLRHLSMSDEGALAYQKQQLELIGVLEMAVGAFKPRFMERNIRISVNLPDEAEVFGDRDRYSQLFINLLENSLRYTDAGGELRIDGKVHKNNLILNFYDSAPGVDDEQLQRLFERFYRTEGSRNRASGGSGLGLAICQNIVEAHNGTINATHSPLGGVSITLILPLYSEAQRVV from the coding sequence ATGAAGCTGTGGCGGCCAGGGATTACCGGAAAACTGTTTATGGCCATCTTCGGCACCTGCCTGCTGGTGCTGATCACCATGCACTGGGGGGTGAGACTGAGCTTTGAGCGCGGTTTTATCGGCTACATCAAGCATGGTAATGAGCAGCGATTACAGCTGTTAAGTGATGCGCTCTCGGATCAATATCAGGCGCATGGCAGCTGGAAATTTTTGCGCCATAACGACCGCTACATGTTCAAACTATTGCGGGCTTTCGACCGCGACCCCGATGCCCAGGTGAAATTGCCCCCCCATGGCTGGCGCACCCAGTTTTGGGTGGTGGATGAGCAAATGAAACGGCTGGTGGGGCCGCCTGGAGAGATACCTCGCGAAGGCAGCCACAAAGCAATTATTACCGCAGGAAAAACCGTTGGCTGGGTTATTGCCTCACCGGTTGAGCGCCTCACCCGCAGCACGGATATCAATTTCGACCACCAGCAGCGCCGCACCAGTTGGGTTATTGTTGCGCTCTCGGCTCTGCTGGCGGCGGGGGTTACCTTCTTGCTGGCACGCGGGCTACTGCGCCCGGTGAAACGCCTGGTCGAAGGTACCCACCGCCTGGCGGCAGGTGACTTTGCCACCCGGGTGCCGGTCAGCGGTGGCGATGAGCTAGGCAAACTGGCTCAGGACTTTAACCAGCTGGCCACCACTCTGGAAAAAAACCAGCGGATGCGTAAAGACCTGATGGCGGATATCAGCCATGAACTGCGTACACCGCTGGCGGTGCTGCGCGGCGAGCTGGAGGCTATTCAGGACGGCGTCAGGCAGTTTACCCCGGAGTCCGTCAGTTCGCTGCAAATGGAAGTGACAACCTTAACCAAGCTGGTGGATGACCTGCGCCATCTCTCTATGTCCGATGAAGGTGCACTGGCCTATCAGAAGCAACAGCTGGAGCTTATCGGCGTACTGGAAATGGCAGTCGGCGCTTTCAAACCGCGCTTTATGGAAAGGAATATCAGGATTTCCGTGAACCTTCCCGATGAGGCTGAAGTATTCGGCGATCGGGATCGCTACAGCCAGTTATTCATCAACCTGTTGGAAAACAGCCTGCGTTATACCGATGCCGGCGGGGAGCTGCGTATTGATGGGAAAGTACATAAAAACAATCTGATACTAAACTTTTATGACAGCGCACCCGGCGTCGATGACGAACAATTACAGCGGTTATTTGAGCGTTTTTACCGTACCGAAGGTTCGCGCAATCGCGCCAGCGGCGGCTCCGGGCTTGGGCTGGCTATCTGCCAGAACATTGTCGAAGCACATAATGGAACTATTAATGCTACCCATTCGCCACTAGGAGGCGTTAGCATAACGCTCATTCTACCGTTGTATAGTGAAGCCCAGAGGGTTGTATGA
- a CDS encoding U32 family peptidase: MFKPELLSPAGTLKNMRYAFAYGADAVYAGQPRYSLRVRNNEFNHENLALGIQEAHQLGKKFYVVVNIAPHNAKLKTFIRDLKPVIDMGPDALIMSDPGLIMMVREAFPEMDIHLSVQANAVNWATVKFWKQMGLTRIILSRELSIDEIAEIRQQVPDIELEIFVHGALCMAYSGRCLLSGYINKRDPNQGTCTNACRWEYKVQEGKEDAVGNIVHIQEPIPVSDITPTLGTGAPTDKVFMIEEAQRPGEYMTAFEDEHGTYIMNSKDLRAIAHTGRLTELGVHSLKIEGRTKSFYYCARTAQVYRQAIDDAAAGKPFNPQLAETLEGLAHRGYTEGFLRRHTHDSYQNYEYGFSVSDRQQFVGEFTGERRGELAAVAVKNKFMCGDSLEMMTPQGNITFTLNQMENGKGQPVDVAPGDGHVMWIPVPEDVAIEYALLLRNLAGQTTRNPHGN; this comes from the coding sequence ATGTTTAAACCGGAATTACTTTCTCCGGCGGGAACGCTGAAAAATATGCGTTACGCCTTCGCTTACGGTGCCGATGCGGTATACGCTGGCCAGCCACGTTACAGCCTGCGGGTACGCAATAACGAATTCAACCACGAGAACCTGGCGCTTGGTATCCAGGAAGCCCACCAGCTGGGTAAAAAATTCTACGTGGTAGTCAACATCGCACCCCACAACGCCAAGCTGAAGACCTTTATTCGTGACCTTAAGCCGGTTATCGATATGGGGCCGGATGCGCTGATTATGTCCGATCCCGGTCTTATCATGATGGTTCGCGAAGCTTTCCCGGAGATGGATATTCATCTTTCAGTGCAGGCGAATGCCGTGAACTGGGCCACGGTGAAATTCTGGAAACAGATGGGCCTCACCCGTATTATCCTGTCGCGCGAGCTGTCTATCGACGAGATTGCTGAAATTCGTCAGCAGGTTCCTGATATTGAGCTGGAGATTTTCGTCCACGGTGCGCTGTGCATGGCCTACTCCGGTCGTTGCCTGCTTTCTGGTTATATCAACAAACGCGACCCTAACCAGGGTACCTGCACCAACGCCTGCCGCTGGGAATATAAAGTTCAGGAAGGCAAAGAAGACGCCGTGGGCAATATCGTCCACATTCAGGAGCCGATTCCGGTCAGCGATATCACGCCAACCCTCGGCACTGGCGCGCCAACCGATAAAGTATTTATGATTGAAGAGGCCCAGCGTCCCGGCGAGTATATGACCGCCTTTGAAGACGAACACGGCACCTACATCATGAACTCTAAGGATCTGCGTGCGATTGCCCACACCGGTCGTCTTACCGAACTGGGTGTACACTCCCTGAAAATCGAAGGCCGCACCAAATCCTTCTATTACTGCGCCCGAACTGCTCAGGTTTACCGCCAGGCAATCGACGATGCCGCCGCCGGGAAACCGTTTAATCCGCAGCTGGCTGAAACTCTGGAAGGTCTGGCTCATCGCGGCTATACCGAAGGTTTCCTGCGCCGTCATACCCACGATAGCTATCAAAACTATGAATACGGGTTCTCAGTCTCCGATCGTCAACAATTTGTTGGTGAATTCACCGGCGAGCGCCGGGGCGAGCTGGCGGCCGTTGCGGTAAAAAACAAATTCATGTGCGGCGACAGCCTGGAGATGATGACCCCACAGGGCAATATCACCTTTACCCTCAATCAGATGGAAAACGGTAAGGGCCAGCCGGTAGATGTCGCGCCTGGCGACGGCCACGTAATGTGGATCCCAGTACCGGAAGATGTAGCGATTGAGTATGCACTTTTGTTGCGTAATCTGGCAGGACAAACCACCCGTAATCCACATGGTAACTAA
- the rpmE2 gene encoding 50S ribosomal protein L31 type B — MKPGIHPAYRTVVFHDTTADHYFMVGSTIATDREIEIEGEKFPYVTLDISAKSHPFYTGKQKVFTNEGSAARFNQRFGHFFSDSASSDKRD; from the coding sequence ATGAAACCTGGCATTCACCCTGCTTATCGCACCGTGGTCTTCCACGACACCACCGCCGATCACTACTTTATGGTTGGCTCTACTATTGCCACCGATCGCGAAATAGAAATAGAGGGCGAGAAATTCCCCTATGTGACGCTGGATATCTCCGCTAAATCACATCCGTTTTATACCGGTAAACAGAAGGTGTTCACCAATGAGGGCAGCGCTGCGCGGTTTAATCAGCGCTTTGGCCACTTTTTTTCTGACTCAGCGTCATCGGATAAAAGAGATTAA
- the mdtD gene encoding putative multidrug resistance protein MdtD has translation MTDLPRQVRWQLWIVAFGFFMQTLDTTIVNTALPTMAHSLGESPLNMHMVIVSYVLTVAVMLPASGWLADRVGVRNIFFSAIVLFTFGSLCCAQANTLDQLVLARVVQGIGGAMMVPVGRLTVMKIVPRAQYMAAMTFVTLPGQVGPLLGPTLGGFLVQYASWHWIFLINLPVGLLGAIATLWLMPNYKMQTRRFDLWGFVLLAVAMATLTLALDGREMAAGMTWLPAVLVISGLITLALYLLHARNNESALFNLRLFETRTFSLGLSGSMLARIGSGMLPFLTPVYLQIGLGFSPFHAGLMMIPMVFGSMSMKRIVVQVVNRFGYRRVLVSATLGLAALCLVLITVGTLGWTPLIPVVLFILGMVNSMRFSSMNTLTLKDLPDPLAAGGNSLLSMVMQLSMSLGVSVAGILMGAFGHHTPAASSPDTHSVFIATWCCAALIIALPALLFARVPNDSQPNVVLSRKRSKS, from the coding sequence ATGACCGACCTCCCCCGCCAGGTGCGCTGGCAACTGTGGATAGTGGCGTTTGGCTTTTTTATGCAAACGCTCGATACCACTATCGTCAACACCGCGCTGCCGACCATGGCCCACAGCCTGGGCGAAAGCCCGCTCAATATGCACATGGTCATTGTCTCTTATGTTCTGACGGTGGCCGTCATGCTTCCGGCCAGCGGATGGCTGGCCGATCGGGTGGGCGTGCGCAATATATTCTTTAGCGCCATCGTTCTGTTTACCTTCGGTTCTCTGTGCTGCGCCCAGGCCAACACCCTGGACCAGTTGGTGCTGGCCCGTGTGGTGCAAGGGATCGGTGGTGCCATGATGGTGCCGGTTGGTCGGTTAACAGTGATGAAAATTGTCCCGCGCGCGCAGTATATGGCGGCGATGACATTTGTAACGCTACCGGGTCAGGTCGGGCCATTGCTTGGCCCAACGCTCGGCGGCTTTTTAGTCCAGTACGCCTCCTGGCACTGGATTTTCCTGATTAACCTGCCGGTCGGTTTACTCGGCGCTATCGCTACCCTGTGGCTGATGCCGAACTATAAAATGCAGACCCGGCGTTTCGATCTGTGGGGTTTTGTGCTGTTGGCGGTCGCCATGGCAACTTTAACTCTGGCGCTGGATGGCCGGGAGATGGCCGCCGGAATGACATGGCTGCCCGCCGTTTTGGTGATTAGCGGCCTGATAACTCTGGCGCTCTATCTGCTGCATGCCCGCAATAACGAAAGCGCTCTGTTCAACCTGCGGCTGTTTGAAACACGAACCTTTTCCCTCGGGTTAAGCGGTAGCATGCTGGCCCGTATTGGCAGCGGCATGCTGCCGTTTCTGACACCGGTTTATCTCCAGATTGGCCTCGGTTTTTCGCCATTCCACGCCGGGTTAATGATGATCCCGATGGTCTTTGGCAGTATGAGCATGAAGCGAATTGTGGTGCAGGTGGTTAACCGCTTTGGATACCGTCGGGTACTGGTATCCGCCACATTAGGGCTGGCCGCGCTGTGTCTGGTGCTTATCACCGTCGGCACATTAGGCTGGACGCCGCTGATCCCGGTAGTGCTGTTTATTCTCGGCATGGTCAACTCGATGCGCTTCTCATCAATGAATACGCTAACCCTTAAAGATCTGCCCGATCCTCTGGCCGCCGGAGGTAATAGTCTGCTGTCAATGGTCATGCAGCTTTCGATGAGCCTTGGCGTGAGCGTAGCCGGGATCTTGATGGGCGCATTTGGTCACCATACCCCCGCCGCATCAAGCCCTGATACCCATTCAGTATTTATCGCCACCTGGTGCTGCGCGGCGCTGATTATTGCGCTACCTGCCCTGCTGTTCGCCCGTGTACCGAACGACAGCCAGCCTAACGTGGTATTGAGCCGAAAAAGGAGTAAATCATGA
- a CDS encoding DNA-binding response regulator: protein MTVFPLDENALPILIVEDEPKLGQLLIDYLRAANYAPTLITHGDEVIPYVRQHSPALILLDLMLPGTDGLTLCREIRRFSEVPIVMVTAKIEEIDRLLGLEIGADDYICKPYSPREVVARVKTILRRCKPARAGVIPAASDEPAVIIDESRFQASWNGQVLDLTPAEFRLLKTLSGEPGRVFSREQLLNLLYDDYRVVTDRTIDSHIKNLRRKLEALNANEPFIRAVYGVGYRWDAEAARLA from the coding sequence ATGACCGTATTTCCGCTGGATGAAAACGCCTTACCTATCCTGATTGTCGAAGACGAGCCAAAGCTGGGGCAGCTGCTTATCGACTATCTGCGGGCCGCCAATTATGCGCCAACGCTTATCACCCACGGTGATGAAGTCATTCCTTATGTTCGTCAGCACTCTCCGGCGCTGATTCTGCTGGATCTAATGCTGCCGGGTACCGACGGCTTAACGCTGTGCCGCGAGATCCGTCGTTTTTCCGAAGTGCCTATCGTCATGGTGACGGCCAAAATTGAGGAGATCGACAGGCTGCTGGGGCTGGAGATTGGGGCCGATGACTATATCTGTAAGCCATACAGCCCGCGTGAAGTCGTGGCTCGTGTCAAAACCATTCTGCGCCGCTGCAAACCGGCGCGCGCCGGCGTGATACCTGCGGCCAGTGATGAGCCTGCGGTCATTATCGATGAAAGCCGCTTCCAGGCCAGCTGGAACGGACAGGTTCTGGATCTGACACCTGCGGAATTTCGCCTGCTGAAAACGCTTTCCGGCGAGCCGGGCCGGGTATTCTCACGCGAACAGTTACTGAACCTGCTGTATGACGATTATCGCGTGGTAACTGACCGCACCATCGATAGCCACATTAAAAACCTGCGTCGCAAACTGGAAGCGTTAAACGCCAACGAGCCGTTTATTCGCGCCGTTTACGGTGTGGGCTACCGCTGGGATGCCGAGGCAGCCCGCCTGGCCTGA